A stretch of Halomonas elongata DSM 2581 DNA encodes these proteins:
- the metG gene encoding methionine--tRNA ligase, which produces MSNTAPRKILVTSALPYANGAIHLGHLLEYIQTDIWVRFQKSRGHDCHYVCADDAHGTAIMLRAEQEGITSEALIDRVSREHQADFARFGVGFDNYHSTHSEENRYFSELIYTRLREKGHIATRDIEQMYDPAKGLFLADRFIKGTCPKCRTEDQYGDNCEACGATYTPAELIDPVSAISGATPEVRSSTHYFFKLPDFADFMHEWINDGHVQPQIRNKLLEWFESGFNEWDISRDAPYFGFEIPDAPGKYFYVWLDAPIGYLASFKNLCDREGIDFDAYWNSDSEAEVYHFIGKDIVYFHALFWPAMLHGAGMRTPTAVNCHGFVTVNGAKMSKSRGTFIKAATYAEHLNPEYLRYYFAAKLTAGVDDLDLNLEDFAQRVNSDLVGKVVNIASRCAGFIKKLGGGKLSAHCAEPQRLARFIAAGDEIAEHYEAREFGRAMRRIMELADEANTYIAEAEPWVLAKQEGREQEVLDICSVGINLFRQLMVYLAPVVPSMAEDARQFMKLETLDWDSRQDLLLDHEIAKFKPLMTRVETDRIDAMIEASKEDLVEEQKLKETPKGPLADEPIAPQIAFDDFAKVDLRIARIAKAEYVEGADKLLRLTLDIGGETRNVFAGIRSAYAPEALEGRLTVMVANLAPRKMRFGVSEGMVLAAGDDDGIYLLEPHSGAQPGQRVR; this is translated from the coding sequence ATGTCGAATACCGCTCCGCGCAAGATTCTGGTCACCAGCGCCCTGCCCTACGCCAACGGCGCCATTCACCTGGGCCATCTCCTGGAATACATCCAGACCGACATCTGGGTGCGCTTCCAGAAGAGTCGTGGTCACGACTGCCACTATGTGTGCGCCGACGATGCCCATGGCACCGCCATCATGTTGCGCGCCGAGCAGGAAGGCATCACCTCCGAGGCACTGATCGACCGGGTCTCCCGCGAGCATCAGGCGGATTTCGCCCGTTTCGGCGTGGGCTTCGACAACTATCACTCGACCCACTCCGAGGAAAACCGCTATTTCAGCGAGTTGATCTACACCCGGCTGCGTGAAAAAGGGCATATCGCCACCCGCGATATCGAGCAGATGTACGATCCGGCAAAGGGACTCTTCCTCGCCGACCGCTTCATCAAGGGCACCTGCCCCAAGTGCCGGACCGAGGATCAGTACGGCGACAACTGCGAGGCCTGCGGCGCCACCTACACGCCGGCAGAGCTGATCGATCCCGTCTCGGCGATCTCCGGGGCCACGCCCGAAGTACGCAGCTCGACCCACTACTTCTTCAAGCTGCCCGACTTCGCCGACTTCATGCATGAGTGGATCAATGACGGCCACGTACAGCCCCAGATCCGCAACAAGCTGCTGGAGTGGTTCGAATCCGGCTTCAACGAATGGGACATCTCCCGGGATGCGCCCTACTTCGGCTTCGAGATTCCCGACGCGCCGGGCAAGTACTTCTATGTCTGGCTCGACGCGCCGATCGGCTACCTGGCGAGCTTCAAGAACCTCTGCGACCGCGAAGGCATCGACTTCGACGCCTACTGGAACAGCGATTCCGAGGCCGAGGTCTACCACTTCATCGGCAAGGACATCGTCTACTTCCACGCCCTGTTCTGGCCGGCCATGCTGCACGGTGCCGGAATGCGCACGCCCACCGCGGTGAACTGCCATGGTTTCGTGACCGTCAACGGCGCCAAGATGTCCAAGTCGCGCGGCACCTTCATCAAGGCCGCCACCTACGCCGAACACCTGAACCCGGAGTACCTGCGCTACTACTTCGCCGCCAAGCTCACCGCCGGCGTCGACGACCTGGACCTCAACCTCGAGGACTTCGCCCAGCGCGTCAATTCGGACCTGGTCGGCAAGGTCGTCAACATCGCCAGCCGCTGTGCCGGCTTCATCAAGAAACTCGGCGGCGGCAAGCTCTCCGCCCATTGTGCCGAGCCCCAGCGCCTGGCGCGCTTCATCGCCGCCGGCGACGAGATCGCCGAGCACTACGAGGCCCGGGAATTCGGCCGCGCCATGCGCCGTATCATGGAGCTCGCCGACGAGGCCAACACCTACATCGCCGAGGCTGAGCCCTGGGTGCTGGCCAAGCAGGAAGGACGCGAGCAGGAAGTGCTGGACATCTGCTCGGTGGGCATCAACCTGTTCCGACAGTTGATGGTCTACCTGGCACCCGTGGTGCCGAGCATGGCCGAGGACGCCCGGCAATTCATGAAACTCGAGACCCTGGACTGGGACAGCCGCCAGGATCTGCTGCTGGATCACGAGATCGCCAAGTTCAAGCCCCTGATGACGCGTGTCGAGACCGACCGCATCGACGCCATGATCGAGGCGTCGAAGGAGGATCTGGTGGAAGAACAGAAACTCAAGGAAACCCCCAAGGGCCCGCTGGCCGACGAGCCCATCGCCCCGCAGATCGCCTTCGACGACTTCGCCAAGGTCGACCTCCGCATCGCGCGGATCGCCAAGGCCGAGTACGTCGAGGGTGCCGACAAGCTGCTGCGCCTGACCCTGGATATCGGCGGCGAGACCCGCAACGTCTTCGCCGGCATCCGCTCCGCCTACGCACCCGAGGCGCTGGAAGGCCGGCTGACCGTGATGGTCGCCAACCTGGCGCCCCGCAAGATGCGTTTCGGTGTGTCCGAGGGCATGGTGCTGGCCGCCGGCGACGACGACGGCATCTACCTGCTCGAGCCCCACTCCGGCGCGCAACCCGGCCAGCGGGTGAGGTAA
- a CDS encoding ArsA family ATPase, whose protein sequence is MRELLERRLLWVGGKGGVGKTSVAAALGVLAARRGRRVLVASTDPAHSLGDVFDIALGDTPRRVRPGLDAMEIDPDVEVEAHLSRVTAQMRRYAAPGMMDELERQMRLSRQSPGTQEAALLERLSRLMTDDEAPYDLIIFDTAPTGHTLRLLSLPEAMAAWTDGLLAHNRKSEQLGKVLDHLTPGSGRDLDSPFDEGAEGKRDSLDTRTRDIAETLLARRRLFHRARRQIEDAEANAFLFVLTPERLPILETARAVSSLEQAGIPVAAALVNRVLPADADGEFLAARRRQEASYLARIDEEFSHLPRPHLPWLPSDVQGLPILETLADHLEAEGL, encoded by the coding sequence ATGAGGGAACTGCTCGAACGTCGCCTGCTGTGGGTGGGCGGCAAGGGCGGCGTCGGCAAGACGTCGGTCGCCGCCGCGCTTGGCGTGCTGGCGGCGCGTCGTGGTCGTCGCGTTCTGGTGGCATCGACGGATCCCGCTCACAGCCTGGGTGATGTCTTCGATATCGCGCTGGGCGATACGCCGCGCCGTGTTCGACCGGGTCTGGACGCCATGGAGATCGACCCGGATGTCGAGGTCGAGGCCCATCTCTCCCGGGTGACCGCGCAGATGCGCCGGTATGCCGCGCCGGGCATGATGGACGAACTGGAGCGCCAGATGCGGCTGTCGCGGCAATCGCCGGGCACCCAGGAAGCGGCCTTGCTGGAGCGTCTTTCACGGTTGATGACCGACGATGAAGCTCCCTACGACCTGATCATCTTCGATACCGCACCCACCGGACACACCCTGCGTCTGCTGAGCCTGCCTGAGGCCATGGCGGCCTGGACCGATGGCCTGCTGGCCCACAATCGCAAGTCCGAGCAGTTGGGCAAGGTGCTCGATCACCTGACGCCCGGCTCCGGCAGAGACCTGGATTCGCCATTCGACGAGGGCGCCGAAGGCAAGCGCGACAGCCTGGATACGCGCACCCGGGACATCGCCGAGACGCTGCTGGCGCGTCGTCGTCTTTTTCATCGGGCGCGACGGCAGATCGAGGATGCCGAGGCCAATGCCTTCCTGTTCGTGCTGACCCCGGAACGCTTGCCGATTCTCGAGACCGCTCGTGCGGTGAGTTCGCTCGAGCAGGCGGGCATTCCGGTGGCGGCGGCGCTGGTCAATCGGGTGTTGCCGGCGGACGCCGATGGCGAATTTCTGGCCGCCCGGCGCCGTCAGGAGGCGAGCTACCTGGCGCGCATCGACGAGGAATTCTCCCACCTGCCGCGGCCGCACCTACCCTGGCTGCCCTCGGATGTGCAGGGACTGCCGATACTCGAGACCCTGGCCGACCATCTGGAAGCCGAGGGGTTGTGA
- the nth gene encoding endonuclease III has protein sequence MNAQKRHEIFVRLREHNPEPTTELNWDTPFELLTAVLLSAQATDVGVNKATARLFPVANTPADILELGLDGLKEHIKTIGLYNTKAENLMKTCRILEDKHGGEVPRSRAALEALPGVGRKTANVILNTAFGEPTIAVDTHIFRVSNRTGLAKGKNVNEVEQKLLRYVPKDFRKDAHHWLILHGRYTCVARKPRCGSCVIEDLCEYPDKVDI, from the coding sequence ATGAACGCTCAGAAACGCCACGAGATCTTCGTCAGATTGCGCGAGCACAACCCCGAGCCGACCACCGAGCTCAACTGGGACACGCCTTTCGAGCTGCTCACCGCCGTGCTGCTGTCCGCCCAGGCCACCGATGTGGGCGTCAACAAGGCCACCGCACGGCTGTTTCCGGTCGCCAACACGCCCGCCGACATCCTCGAGCTGGGCCTGGATGGCCTGAAAGAGCACATCAAGACCATCGGCCTCTACAACACCAAGGCCGAGAACCTGATGAAGACCTGCCGCATCCTGGAAGACAAGCACGGCGGCGAAGTGCCCCGCTCGCGCGCCGCCCTCGAGGCCCTGCCCGGCGTGGGTCGCAAGACCGCCAACGTGATTCTCAACACCGCCTTCGGCGAACCCACCATTGCCGTGGATACCCACATCTTCCGGGTTTCCAACCGCACCGGCCTGGCCAAGGGCAAGAACGTCAACGAAGTGGAGCAGAAATTACTGCGTTACGTGCCCAAGGATTTCCGCAAGGACGCGCACCACTGGCTGATTCTGCATGGCCGCTATACCTGCGTGGCACGCAAGCCGCGCTGCGGGAGCTGCGTGATCGAGGACCTGTGCGAGTACCCGGACAAGGTCGACATCTAG
- a CDS encoding response regulator transcription factor, which produces MARVLVVDDEPNIVLSLEFLMEQAGFEVTTAEDGETALRLIDEGAPDLVLLDISLPGIGGFEVLERLRSDPAHRHLSIIMLTAHGREVEREKGLALGADDYITKPFSTRTLVEKVRALLDGGT; this is translated from the coding sequence ATGGCCCGTGTGCTGGTGGTCGACGATGAGCCCAACATAGTGTTGTCGCTGGAATTTCTGATGGAACAGGCCGGCTTCGAGGTTACCACCGCCGAGGACGGCGAGACCGCACTGCGTCTCATCGACGAAGGCGCTCCCGACCTGGTGCTGCTCGACATCAGCCTGCCCGGCATCGGAGGCTTCGAGGTACTCGAACGTCTGCGCAGCGATCCCGCTCACCGGCATCTTTCGATCATCATGCTCACCGCCCACGGCCGTGAAGTGGAACGCGAAAAGGGGCTGGCACTGGGCGCTGACGACTATATCACCAAGCCCTTCTCGACCCGGACTCTGGTCGAAAAGGTCCGAGCCCTGCTCGATGGGGGCACCTGA
- a CDS encoding RnfABCDGE type electron transport complex subunit B, which produces MTDQPTLIEAIDATLPQTQCGKCGHDGCRPYAEAIAEGEPINRCPPGGDETVVRLAELTGRSTLPLEQPAQSPLVARIREDECIGCTKCIQACPVDAILGAAKQMHTVIESECTGCELCVAPCPVDCIDLLPHPEWQAASDERAQRDYLAKRATLGRQRHDARNRRLARQAEEKRRRRAERQAQRAAPANKPAEAATTSSASLRTTRVSLLASLKRVDRQRQDASLADADRRDLERRAEELRSRLADIDRQLAEGTEHTARPASSDRQRRFAVNAAEQARRRARQQLAHAQRQGDDKTIEAARDQLARAERMLEQAREALAPPSH; this is translated from the coding sequence GTGACCGACCAGCCGACCCTGATCGAGGCCATCGACGCCACACTGCCGCAGACTCAATGCGGCAAGTGTGGCCATGATGGCTGTCGTCCCTACGCCGAAGCCATCGCCGAAGGCGAGCCGATCAACCGCTGCCCGCCCGGCGGCGACGAGACCGTCGTGCGCCTCGCCGAGTTGACCGGCCGCTCGACTCTGCCTCTCGAACAGCCCGCCCAGTCGCCGCTGGTCGCCCGGATTCGCGAGGACGAATGCATCGGCTGCACCAAGTGCATCCAGGCCTGTCCGGTGGACGCCATCCTGGGCGCCGCCAAACAGATGCACACGGTGATCGAGAGCGAATGCACCGGCTGCGAACTCTGCGTGGCGCCCTGCCCGGTCGACTGCATCGACCTGCTGCCGCATCCCGAATGGCAGGCGGCCAGCGACGAACGAGCGCAGCGCGACTACCTGGCCAAGCGCGCCACGCTGGGCCGGCAACGCCACGACGCCCGCAATCGGCGACTCGCTCGCCAGGCCGAGGAAAAGCGACGCCGCCGCGCCGAACGCCAGGCACAACGCGCCGCCCCCGCCAATAAACCGGCCGAGGCGGCGACGACATCTTCGGCCAGCCTGCGTACCACCCGGGTCAGCCTGCTCGCCAGCCTCAAGCGCGTCGATCGGCAACGCCAGGATGCCAGTCTCGCCGATGCCGATCGCCGTGATCTGGAACGCCGCGCCGAAGAACTGCGCTCACGCCTTGCCGATATCGACCGTCAGTTGGCAGAAGGCACGGAACACACGGCGCGGCCCGCGTCGTCCGATCGCCAGCGGCGCTTCGCGGTCAACGCCGCCGAACAGGCCCGGCGCCGCGCCCGCCAGCAACTGGCCCACGCCCAGCGGCAGGGAGACGACAAGACCATCGAGGCCGCCCGTGACCAGCTCGCACGCGCCGAACGCATGCTCGAACAGGCCCGCGAGGCCCTGGCCCCTCCTTCTCACTGA
- a CDS encoding carbon starvation CstA family protein, translated as MSAVLLLVVGLGAMGLGYLVYSKFIAEKVFRLTADFQTPAHEFEDGVDFVPTNRYVLWGHHFTSVAGAAPIVGPAIAVIWGWLPAFLWVVLGTIFFAGIHDAGAVWASVRNRARSVGALTGEVVGARARSIFMIVIFLLLLMVNAVFAVVIAGLMMDFPSAVVPVWGAIVVALIIGQLIYRRIIGLGLVSLLGVLALYALIGIGPSVPVQMPAEVGFMPGNAIWILILFGYAAIASLLPVWMLLQPRDYINGLQLFIGLIILYGAIAVLNPEIVAPGINSNVPAGTPSLFPLLFVTIACGAISGFHGLVASGTTSKQLNSEKDVRFVGYFGAVGEGMLALGAILAATAGFASLGDWQAMYDAFGQGGVNAFVEGGAFIIHNGIGIPEATAATLLTVMAALFAGTTMDTGLRLQRYIFQEWGEIYDLAWMKKPAVATLLAVGSCLILAFGAGADGSGGLIIWPLFGTTNQLLAGLTLLVVSVMLVRKGRPVGYTLVPLVFLVIVTVLALLAQLRSFYEAGNYFLLGLDIVVLIASVLVAMECAAALKRLRGEAQAAK; from the coding sequence ATGAGTGCCGTGCTGCTTCTGGTCGTGGGCCTTGGCGCGATGGGACTCGGGTATCTCGTCTACTCGAAGTTCATCGCCGAGAAGGTCTTCCGCCTGACCGCTGATTTCCAGACGCCTGCCCACGAGTTCGAGGACGGCGTCGATTTTGTCCCCACCAATCGCTATGTGCTCTGGGGACACCATTTCACCTCGGTCGCCGGGGCGGCGCCCATCGTGGGGCCGGCCATCGCGGTGATCTGGGGCTGGCTGCCGGCCTTTCTCTGGGTCGTACTGGGGACCATCTTCTTCGCCGGGATTCACGATGCCGGTGCGGTCTGGGCCAGTGTGCGCAATCGGGCGCGTTCCGTGGGGGCGCTCACCGGTGAGGTGGTCGGCGCGCGGGCGCGAAGCATCTTCATGATCGTCATCTTTCTGCTGCTGCTGATGGTCAACGCGGTCTTCGCGGTGGTGATCGCCGGCTTGATGATGGACTTTCCCTCGGCCGTGGTACCCGTGTGGGGGGCCATTGTCGTGGCGCTGATCATCGGCCAGTTGATCTACCGGCGCATCATCGGGCTTGGCCTGGTCTCGCTGCTGGGTGTGCTGGCGCTCTATGCGCTGATCGGCATCGGGCCGTCGGTGCCCGTGCAGATGCCTGCCGAGGTTGGGTTCATGCCGGGCAATGCGATATGGATTCTGATCCTGTTCGGCTATGCCGCCATCGCTTCGCTGCTGCCGGTCTGGATGCTTTTGCAGCCTCGCGACTACATCAATGGCCTGCAGTTGTTCATCGGCCTGATCATCCTTTACGGCGCCATTGCGGTGCTCAACCCCGAGATCGTCGCACCCGGCATCAACAGCAATGTGCCGGCCGGGACGCCCTCGCTGTTCCCGCTGTTGTTCGTGACCATCGCCTGCGGCGCCATTTCGGGGTTCCATGGCCTGGTCGCCTCGGGCACCACCTCCAAGCAGCTCAACAGCGAGAAGGATGTGCGCTTCGTCGGCTACTTCGGTGCCGTGGGCGAGGGCATGCTGGCGCTGGGCGCGATCCTGGCGGCGACCGCCGGTTTCGCCAGCCTCGGTGACTGGCAGGCGATGTACGATGCCTTCGGCCAGGGCGGCGTGAATGCCTTCGTCGAGGGTGGCGCCTTCATCATCCACAATGGCATCGGCATTCCGGAAGCCACGGCGGCCACGCTGCTGACGGTGATGGCGGCGCTGTTCGCCGGTACCACCATGGACACCGGCCTGCGGCTGCAGCGCTATATCTTCCAGGAGTGGGGCGAGATCTATGACCTGGCCTGGATGAAGAAACCGGCGGTCGCGACGCTGCTGGCGGTGGGCTCCTGCCTGATCCTGGCCTTCGGGGCCGGCGCCGATGGTTCGGGCGGGCTGATCATCTGGCCGCTGTTCGGCACCACCAACCAGCTGCTGGCGGGGCTTACGCTGCTGGTCGTCTCGGTGATGCTGGTGCGCAAGGGGCGCCCCGTCGGCTATACCCTGGTGCCTCTGGTCTTTTTGGTCATCGTGACGGTGCTGGCGCTGCTGGCCCAGTTGAGAAGCTTCTACGAGGCAGGCAACTATTTCCTGCTGGGGCTGGATATCGTGGTGCTGATTGCCTCGGTGCTGGTGGCCATGGAATGCGCCGCGGCACTCAAGCGTCTGCGCGGCGAAGCCCAGGCAGCCAAATAA
- a CDS encoding sulfurtransferase encodes MLTTALLMLGMSPALAADVPPLVTADWLAQRLGDDNLVVLDVRSGIDEGGDRGSFEAAHIPGSLYSSYTDDGWRETRDGVSGLLPPISSLERLIGGLGIGNDDTVVIVPAGTGPTDFGSAARVYWTFKVLSHDEVAILDGGFAGWKAQGHEVASGTSERPEFADFQGQLREDLLATADEVTSARERGSQLVDARPADYFRGENQSPAATAPGTIPGSRNLPHQTLLGENQQAWYLGQDVIQSRIREAGLQGDRPTVSFCNTGHWAATDWFVLSEIAGFDDVSLYDGSMAEWTQDEERPLAVAKRGLGKVLEFFGLGS; translated from the coding sequence ATGTTGACGACGGCATTGCTGATGCTCGGCATGTCACCGGCCCTGGCGGCCGATGTTCCGCCTCTGGTGACGGCCGACTGGCTGGCTCAGCGGCTCGGCGACGATAACCTGGTGGTGCTGGACGTACGGTCCGGTATCGATGAGGGTGGCGATCGCGGCAGCTTCGAGGCGGCTCATATTCCCGGCAGTCTCTACAGCAGTTATACCGATGATGGCTGGCGGGAGACCCGGGATGGCGTGTCCGGCCTCCTGCCGCCGATCTCCAGCCTGGAACGGCTGATTGGCGGCCTGGGCATCGGCAACGACGATACCGTCGTCATCGTGCCGGCAGGTACCGGACCGACGGATTTCGGCAGCGCGGCGCGTGTCTACTGGACGTTCAAGGTGCTGAGCCATGATGAGGTGGCCATTCTCGATGGCGGCTTCGCCGGCTGGAAGGCGCAAGGACACGAGGTGGCGAGCGGCACCTCAGAGCGTCCGGAATTCGCGGACTTCCAGGGGCAACTGCGCGAGGACTTGCTGGCCACGGCCGATGAAGTGACGTCGGCGCGTGAACGGGGCTCCCAATTGGTGGATGCCCGGCCGGCCGATTACTTCCGCGGTGAAAACCAGTCACCGGCCGCTACGGCGCCGGGCACCATTCCCGGTTCGCGCAATTTGCCGCACCAGACCCTGCTGGGGGAAAACCAGCAGGCCTGGTACCTGGGTCAGGACGTGATCCAGTCGCGCATTCGTGAGGCCGGGCTTCAGGGCGACAGGCCCACGGTATCCTTTTGCAATACCGGGCACTGGGCGGCGACGGACTGGTTCGTGCTGAGTGAGATCGCCGGGTTCGACGATGTATCCCTCTACGATGGCTCGATGGCCGAGTGGACGCAGGACGAGGAGCGTCCCCTGGCCGTTGCCAAGCGTGGCCTCGGCAAGGTGCTCGAGTTCTTCGGGCTGGGTAGCTGA
- a CDS encoding YeeE/YedE family protein, which translates to MSQVASAAPPVREAGVDRFVVGLALIGMVVLGGLIYLETAPFLLALFAIGGLLGVALYHGAFGFTAGWRNLVTKKRGAGMRAQLLLFALTALIMVPLLGSGREGMVGAVAPVGTSLVVGSFLFGIGMQLGGGCGSGTLFTVGAGNLRMLVTLLFFIIGAVVGSLHLPWWLDLPAVDPISLIDSVGVTGAIAIQWLGLGAVALWVNRIERRAHGEIEHGELRLLPTEGRAWRALFTGRWPFLWAILVLAVGNALTLVIGGSPWGITFAFNLWGAKALQAVGVDMGQFEFWSWAYPAQALSDSVLVNIPSVMNFGLLLGAMLAAGMASRFNEASRQKPQGRPFLAAVVGGLLLGYGARLGFGCNIGALFSGLASASVHAWVWFACAFAGSLVGIRLRPWFRLAN; encoded by the coding sequence ATGAGTCAAGTGGCAAGTGCTGCGCCGCCGGTGCGTGAGGCGGGCGTGGATCGTTTCGTGGTGGGCCTGGCGCTGATCGGCATGGTGGTCCTGGGAGGCCTGATCTACCTGGAGACCGCGCCTTTTCTGCTGGCGTTGTTCGCCATCGGCGGGTTGCTGGGAGTGGCGCTCTACCATGGCGCCTTCGGTTTCACGGCGGGCTGGCGCAACCTGGTGACCAAGAAGCGTGGGGCAGGCATGCGGGCTCAGCTACTGCTGTTCGCCCTGACAGCCCTGATCATGGTGCCTCTTCTGGGGAGTGGTCGCGAAGGCATGGTCGGTGCCGTGGCCCCGGTGGGCACCTCGCTGGTCGTCGGCTCCTTCTTGTTCGGCATCGGCATGCAGCTCGGTGGTGGCTGCGGCTCGGGGACCCTGTTCACGGTGGGGGCCGGCAATCTGCGGATGCTGGTCACGTTGCTGTTCTTCATCATCGGGGCGGTGGTCGGCTCTCTTCATCTGCCCTGGTGGCTCGACCTGCCGGCGGTGGACCCGATCAGCCTTATCGACAGTGTCGGCGTGACCGGCGCCATCGCCATTCAATGGCTGGGGCTGGGCGCGGTGGCGCTCTGGGTCAACCGCATCGAACGCCGCGCCCATGGTGAAATCGAGCACGGCGAGCTACGCCTTCTCCCGACCGAGGGACGGGCGTGGCGCGCCCTGTTCACGGGGCGCTGGCCCTTTCTCTGGGCCATCCTGGTGCTGGCCGTCGGCAATGCCCTGACGCTGGTCATCGGCGGCTCGCCCTGGGGGATTACCTTTGCTTTCAACCTGTGGGGCGCCAAGGCGCTGCAGGCGGTCGGTGTCGACATGGGCCAGTTCGAGTTCTGGAGCTGGGCCTATCCTGCCCAGGCGCTGTCCGACTCGGTGCTCGTCAATATTCCGTCGGTCATGAATTTCGGCCTGCTGCTGGGAGCGATGCTGGCGGCCGGGATGGCGAGCCGCTTCAACGAGGCCAGCCGACAGAAGCCACAGGGGCGCCCCTTCCTCGCTGCGGTGGTGGGAGGTCTGCTGCTCGGCTATGGCGCTCGCCTGGGCTTCGGTTGCAATATCGGTGCGCTGTTCTCCGGGCTGGCCTCGGCCAGCGTACACGCCTGGGTGTGGTTTGCCTGTGCTTTCGCCGGTTCGTTGGTGGGCATCCGCCTGCGGCCCTGGTTCCGTCTGGCCAATTGA
- a CDS encoding cory-CC-star protein, protein MRDARDDALAQRWRRWLGRARHFAEEAYSAPYRGAIARARRDEDDLFMLLVFSELMGMPNPVGYYTLELQPLLMERFHDWHQRMGMERSPLDDFRCC, encoded by the coding sequence ATGCGCGATGCTCGGGATGATGCCTTGGCCCAGCGCTGGCGGCGCTGGCTGGGGCGGGCCCGTCACTTCGCCGAGGAAGCCTATTCGGCGCCATATCGGGGCGCCATCGCCCGGGCACGTCGCGATGAAGACGACCTGTTCATGCTGCTGGTCTTCTCGGAATTGATGGGCATGCCGAATCCGGTTGGCTACTACACCCTGGAGCTGCAGCCATTGCTGATGGAGCGCTTCCACGACTGGCACCAGCGGATGGGTATGGAGCGCTCGCCGCTGGACGATTTCCGCTGTTGCTGA
- a CDS encoding glutathione S-transferase family protein → MIHVHHLENSRSQRVIWCLEELGIDYELVTYRRDPVTMLAPESLKSVHPLGKAPVITDEGRDGRAVAESGAILEYLLERYDEAGQLAPPAGSDERERYRFWLHHAEGSAMPPLVMRLVFSRLGKPPVPALMRPLGRQFAKGVEQRFLGPRLRELASFWDGALAESPWFAGEDFSAADIQMSFPILALESRGGLASSPNLADFLSRCREREAYRRAMERGGEFSVV, encoded by the coding sequence ATGATTCATGTTCATCATCTGGAAAATTCGCGTTCGCAGCGGGTGATCTGGTGCCTCGAGGAGCTCGGCATCGACTACGAGCTCGTGACCTATCGACGCGACCCCGTGACTATGCTGGCCCCGGAATCGCTCAAGTCGGTGCATCCATTGGGCAAGGCGCCGGTGATCACCGATGAGGGGCGTGATGGCCGGGCGGTGGCCGAGTCGGGGGCCATCCTCGAGTACCTGCTGGAGCGTTACGACGAGGCGGGGCAACTGGCGCCGCCTGCGGGCAGTGACGAACGCGAGCGTTATCGTTTCTGGCTGCATCACGCCGAGGGCTCGGCGATGCCTCCGCTGGTGATGCGCCTGGTCTTCTCGCGACTGGGCAAGCCGCCGGTACCGGCCCTGATGCGCCCGCTGGGGCGGCAATTCGCCAAGGGCGTCGAGCAACGTTTCCTGGGGCCACGGCTGCGCGAGCTGGCGAGCTTCTGGGACGGCGCCCTGGCCGAGTCGCCCTGGTTCGCGGGTGAGGACTTCTCGGCGGCCGATATCCAGATGAGCTTTCCGATCCTGGCGCTGGAGAGCCGGGGCGGTCTCGCCAGTTCACCGAACCTGGCGGATTTCCTGTCGCGCTGCCGGGAGCGCGAGGCGTATCGTCGGGCCATGGAGCGGGGAGGCGAGTTCTCGGTGGTGTGA